In the genome of Opitutia bacterium KCR 482, one region contains:
- a CDS encoding pseudouridine synthase, protein MRIQKYISQCGVCSRREAERKILEGDVEVNGVPAEIGQDVNPEADKVSVDGALVRGIVEDKVVLAMNKPKGYICSNGDPFKAQTVFDLLPEPFASMKLFCCGRLDKNSQGLLLLTNDGDLANKITHPSSGVVKRYHVLLNRDLDAKIIPVLLRGVLCDGEKLKASKIIPDSSNLSDSPRRVEVWLNQGRKREIRRMFEAMGYFVKELKRYQIGGLVLKRIPEGAVKILGKADIEKIFSNRHQ, encoded by the coding sequence ATGCGTATACAAAAATACATTTCGCAGTGCGGGGTTTGCTCGCGCCGCGAAGCCGAACGTAAAATTTTGGAGGGCGATGTCGAGGTAAACGGCGTTCCCGCCGAAATCGGTCAGGACGTAAATCCCGAAGCCGACAAGGTGTCGGTTGACGGCGCGCTCGTGCGCGGAATCGTCGAAGACAAGGTTGTTCTTGCGATGAACAAGCCCAAGGGCTACATCTGTTCGAACGGCGACCCGTTCAAGGCGCAGACGGTCTTCGACCTGCTTCCCGAACCTTTCGCCTCGATGAAGCTTTTTTGCTGCGGCAGGCTCGACAAAAATTCGCAGGGGCTGCTGCTTCTCACAAACGACGGCGACTTGGCGAACAAAATCACCCACCCGTCGAGCGGCGTAGTCAAACGCTACCATGTGCTGCTCAACCGCGACTTGGACGCGAAAATCATACCCGTGCTCCTGCGCGGCGTGCTTTGCGACGGCGAAAAGCTCAAAGCCTCGAAAATCATTCCCGACAGCTCGAATCTTTCGGACTCTCCGCGCCGCGTGGAGGTCTGGCTCAATCAGGGGCGCAAGCGCGAAATCCGCAGAATGTTCGAGGCAATGGGCTACTTCGTCAAGGAGCTTAAACGCTACCAGATAGGCGGGCTTGTTCTCAAACGCATTCCTGAGGGCGCGGTAAAGATTCTCGGAAAGGCGGACATCGAAAAAATATTTTCAAACCGACACCAATAA
- a CDS encoding DUF1343 domain-containing protein, translated as MTFISAAVLPLACGAAPLKRQAASTAPRVMLGIDVLEASGFAQLKGKRVGLLTHPAGVNRYGVSTVDVLRRAKSVRLVALFGPEHGIYGDEKADVPVLDKIDKRTGLPVYSLYGKYRKPTPEMLKKIDVLVVDLQTLGVRSYTFKSCMLRAMEACFEQGREIMVLDRPNPLGGLKVDGPPLDAKFKSYVGLFQVPYVHGMTIGELARMAKGTAGMMEITSKQQRAGKLTVIPMRGWTRSMLWKDTGLRWVPTSPAVPTFAAAVGYSMTGLGCQIGGFQHGYGTGYPFRMLTFPSKTPRQIEAELRRYPIRGVSYVPVSTRDQKGRKVEGLYVVADWNTVRPTEISFYMMKAACRFNGGNVFAKASKNNALLFNKHVGSQEWWNEISRKGASADVSKFVEKWSKQAAEFQKATARFRLYK; from the coding sequence TTGACGTTTATATCGGCGGCGGTTCTGCCGCTCGCGTGCGGGGCTGCGCCGCTCAAACGGCAGGCGGCTTCGACCGCGCCGCGCGTAATGCTTGGAATCGACGTTTTGGAGGCATCGGGTTTTGCGCAGTTGAAGGGCAAGAGGGTCGGGCTGTTGACCCACCCCGCGGGCGTCAACAGATACGGGGTGAGCACCGTGGACGTTCTTCGCCGCGCAAAGAGCGTGCGGCTTGTCGCGCTCTTCGGCCCAGAGCACGGAATCTACGGCGACGAAAAGGCGGACGTTCCAGTTCTCGACAAAATCGACAAACGCACGGGGCTTCCCGTCTATTCGCTCTACGGAAAGTACCGCAAGCCGACGCCCGAAATGCTCAAAAAAATCGACGTGCTGGTTGTGGATTTGCAGACGCTCGGCGTGCGTTCGTACACATTCAAAAGCTGCATGCTCCGCGCGATGGAGGCGTGTTTCGAGCAGGGCAGGGAAATCATGGTTCTCGACCGCCCGAACCCGCTCGGCGGGCTGAAAGTGGACGGCCCGCCGCTCGACGCAAAGTTCAAGAGCTATGTGGGGCTTTTCCAAGTGCCGTATGTCCACGGCATGACGATTGGCGAGCTTGCCCGCATGGCTAAGGGAACTGCGGGCATGATGGAGATAACTTCCAAACAGCAGCGGGCGGGCAAACTCACGGTGATTCCCATGCGCGGCTGGACGCGCTCGATGCTCTGGAAAGACACGGGGCTTCGCTGGGTTCCGACAAGCCCCGCCGTGCCGACTTTCGCGGCGGCGGTCGGATACTCCATGACGGGCTTGGGCTGCCAAATAGGAGGATTCCAACACGGCTACGGCACGGGCTATCCGTTCAGAATGCTAACGTTTCCGTCGAAAACTCCGCGCCAGATTGAGGCTGAATTGCGGCGGTATCCGATTCGCGGCGTCTCCTACGTTCCCGTCTCCACGCGCGACCAGAAAGGCAGGAAAGTCGAGGGCTTGTACGTCGTTGCCGACTGGAACACCGTGCGTCCCACAGAAATCAGCTTCTACATGATGAAGGCGGCGTGCCGCTTCAACGGCGGAAACGTCTTCGCAAAGGCGTCGAAAAACAACGCGCTGCTTTTCAACAAACACGTAGGCTCGCAGGAGTGGTGGAACGAAATTTCCCGAAAGGGCGCGTCGGCGGACGTTTCGAAATTCGTGGAAAAGTGGTCGAAGCAGGCGGCGGAATTTCAAAAGGCGACGGCGAGATTTCGCCTGTACAAATAG
- the nusB gene encoding transcription antitermination factor NusB: MDSERKPKNVGRHENRAAAMQFLYMRDLNGGRSLGDSLDAFFETKDNDRSFYAFAEELVAGVDAHAEEIDRTISESATNWSIERIAKVDLAILRLAVFELLHRDDIPPVVSINEAVDLAKEYSSSEARRFVNGVLDRVKNTLTRPLKTANGK; encoded by the coding sequence ATGGATTCCGAACGCAAGCCCAAAAACGTCGGACGCCATGAAAACCGCGCCGCGGCAATGCAGTTTCTCTATATGCGCGACCTCAACGGCGGGCGCAGTCTGGGCGACTCGCTCGACGCGTTCTTCGAAACCAAGGACAACGACCGCTCTTTCTACGCTTTCGCCGAAGAGCTTGTCGCGGGAGTGGACGCCCATGCGGAGGAGATTGACAGGACGATTTCCGAAAGCGCGACAAACTGGTCCATCGAGCGCATCGCGAAGGTCGATTTGGCGATTCTGCGCCTCGCGGTTTTCGAGCTTCTCCACCGCGACGACATTCCGCCCGTGGTCTCGATAAACGAGGCAGTCGATTTGGCGAAGGAGTATTCGTCGTCGGAGGCGCGGAGGTTCGTCAACGGCGTTTTGGACAGGGTAAAAAACACGCTCACGCGCCCGCTTAAAACGGCGAACGGCAAATAA
- a CDS encoding FliA/WhiG family RNA polymerase sigma factor, with translation MVSTTCEKQTNVLNKKQKSLFVKYYPLVDKVVNSMRAKLPAHADLDELHSAGVSGLADAVRRLDPEREESFGGYVSTRIRGAIIDELRDLDYMSRSARADAKNIEKTRSDLEQRFGRTATDEEVRAEIGATRKQFDKIMRRTQAYSFVSLNDAAGNSDDSQTPSFSESIADENATTAREELERKETAAEIRRCVAALPEKQRRVLEGYYFGEKKLGEIAREFGLTEARICQIHSQALSSLRPKFTN, from the coding sequence ATGGTTTCAACGACATGCGAAAAACAGACAAACGTACTCAACAAAAAGCAGAAATCATTGTTCGTCAAATACTATCCGCTTGTGGACAAAGTGGTGAACTCCATGCGCGCAAAGCTGCCCGCGCACGCCGATTTGGACGAGCTCCACTCGGCGGGGGTTTCGGGACTCGCCGACGCCGTGAGACGGCTCGACCCCGAACGAGAGGAAAGCTTCGGCGGATACGTCTCCACGCGCATTCGCGGCGCGATAATCGACGAGCTTCGCGATTTGGACTACATGTCGCGCTCCGCACGCGCCGACGCAAAAAATATCGAAAAGACGCGCTCCGACCTCGAACAACGCTTCGGCAGAACCGCCACCGACGAGGAAGTCCGCGCCGAAATTGGCGCAACCCGCAAACAGTTCGACAAAATCATGCGCCGCACCCAAGCCTACTCTTTCGTTTCGCTAAACGACGCAGCGGGAAACTCCGACGACTCCCAAACGCCGTCGTTTTCGGAGTCCATCGCCGACGAAAACGCGACGACCGCCCGCGAAGAGCTTGAACGCAAGGAGACCGCCGCCGAAATCCGACGCTGCGTAGCCGCGCTCCCCGAAAAGCAGAGGCGCGTGTTGGAGGGCTACTATTTCGGCGAAAAAAAGCTCGGCGAAATCGCCCGCGAATTCGGGCTGACCGAAGCCCGTATCTGCCAAATACACTCGCAGGCGTTAAGCTCGCTCCGCCCCAAATTTACGAATTAA
- a CDS encoding DUF5696 domain-containing protein — protein sequence MFFRYSAVAAFILAACSAWAQVATLIETPKSGAATERTYKLEKTSADSYRLFIPRSDISPSAKCVEISTDFARAKRGDAGSIIFSRGEIVDFDAPDGRVNLGRFILPIVAMKTDKCNFWAQIKTLRNEASCWLEVRNGVFTPFVRYDIAGTGFGVYDDIVIEYNMLPKDAGYVEIGKAYRKKLLDAGIVRPLKERIKEQPWLEYMAKSVPVRIQFHGSKKRQDKDFTPETEPPVIPVLDFKKSIAFVDEFKKCGIGEVTFCSAGWQSGGYDGRFPDIFPIPEELGGEAALREFIAHVKKLGYRIHAHTNSTDCYTCSRMWNGGEVAAKNVNGTPQRGYFWGGGRAYNLCAKNAYEKFLPDQLKKVRDLGFQAPHYIDVFSAVPPYMCADPKHPATRDEMGEVQIKIAKFCQKEFGGFASEAGFDHIAGQLDYINYVSGKMSKWYNSKAGREPKGTFFEKLSHYVDGFVPLWEIAYHGIILSNPDRFTQNHTTGKAKTDDSGDLTFNKRDGVQDPFATLKLFEYGGRPIFYSSNFDDVPRIKKAYDEFLPVRHLQLEFMEDHKYLTPDVTMTVFGNGEKIVCNYGKTPYVYKGKTVAPMKYLLTK from the coding sequence ATGTTTTTCAGATATTCAGCAGTCGCCGCGTTTATTCTCGCGGCGTGTTCGGCTTGGGCACAGGTGGCAACGCTTATCGAAACGCCGAAATCGGGCGCGGCAACGGAGCGCACGTACAAGCTCGAAAAGACCTCGGCGGACTCTTACAGGCTCTTTATTCCGAGGTCGGACATTTCGCCCTCGGCGAAGTGTGTTGAAATTTCAACGGACTTCGCGCGGGCGAAGCGCGGCGACGCGGGGAGCATAATTTTCTCGCGCGGCGAGATTGTCGATTTCGACGCGCCCGACGGCAGGGTGAATCTCGGAAGGTTCATTCTGCCTATTGTCGCCATGAAGACCGACAAATGCAATTTCTGGGCGCAGATAAAAACGCTCCGCAATGAGGCGTCATGCTGGCTCGAAGTCCGCAACGGCGTCTTCACCCCGTTTGTGCGCTACGACATTGCGGGCACGGGGTTCGGCGTGTACGACGACATCGTAATAGAATACAACATGCTTCCGAAAGACGCGGGCTATGTTGAAATCGGCAAGGCGTACCGCAAGAAGCTGCTCGACGCAGGGATTGTCCGCCCGCTCAAAGAGCGCATCAAGGAGCAGCCGTGGCTGGAATACATGGCGAAGTCCGTTCCCGTGCGCATTCAGTTCCACGGCTCGAAAAAGCGTCAGGACAAAGATTTTACCCCCGAAACCGAGCCGCCTGTAATCCCCGTGCTCGACTTCAAAAAGTCGATAGCGTTTGTGGACGAGTTCAAGAAATGCGGAATCGGCGAAGTGACATTCTGCTCGGCGGGCTGGCAGAGCGGCGGCTACGACGGGCGTTTCCCCGACATCTTCCCGATTCCCGAAGAGCTGGGCGGCGAGGCGGCTTTGCGCGAGTTCATTGCGCACGTCAAAAAACTCGGATACAGAATCCACGCGCACACAAATTCCACCGACTGCTACACGTGTTCGCGCATGTGGAACGGCGGCGAGGTCGCGGCGAAGAACGTCAACGGCACTCCCCAGCGCGGGTACTTCTGGGGCGGCGGCAGGGCGTACAACCTGTGCGCAAAAAACGCGTACGAAAAATTCCTTCCCGACCAGCTCAAAAAAGTCCGCGACTTGGGCTTTCAGGCACCGCACTACATCGACGTGTTCTCGGCAGTTCCGCCCTACATGTGCGCCGACCCAAAGCACCCCGCCACGCGCGACGAAATGGGCGAAGTGCAGATTAAAATCGCAAAATTCTGCCAAAAGGAATTCGGCGGCTTTGCGAGCGAGGCCGGCTTCGACCACATCGCGGGGCAGCTCGACTATATCAACTATGTCAGCGGCAAGATGTCGAAGTGGTACAACTCGAAGGCGGGGCGCGAACCCAAGGGCACGTTCTTCGAAAAGCTTTCGCACTATGTAGACGGCTTTGTCCCGCTTTGGGAGATTGCCTACCACGGCATAATTTTGAGCAATCCAGACCGCTTTACGCAGAACCATACCACGGGCAAGGCGAAAACCGACGACAGCGGCGACCTTACCTTCAACAAGCGCGACGGCGTTCAGGATCCCTTTGCCACGCTCAAGCTTTTCGAATACGGCGGCAGGCCGATTTTCTATTCGAGCAATTTCGACGACGTTCCGCGAATCAAAAAGGCTTACGACGAATTTCTGCCCGTGCGCCACTTGCAGCTCGAATTCATGGAAGACCACAAGTATTTGACGCCCGACGTTACCATGACGGTCTTCGGCAACGGCGAAAAGATTGTCTGCAACTACGGCAAAACTCCCTACGTCTACAAAGGCAAAACCGTAGCCCCCATGAAGTATTTGCTGACGAAGTAG
- the ribH gene encoding 6,7-dimethyl-8-ribityllumazine synthase, with translation MSTNKGKMPLIDASHYRFAIVASRYNKKYVDALVRDAVKSLSGHGVDAENIRLVRVPGAGEIPYVCNMLAETDEYDAVIALGVVIAGETPHHEIIAHSTANALQQASMISTVPIVNGIVVANDEEQAKARTVGKIARGEEFAECAMEMAWHAAILLDELADADERHDAEFKKGGK, from the coding sequence ATGAGCACCAACAAGGGAAAAATGCCTTTGATAGACGCGTCGCACTACCGCTTTGCGATAGTGGCGTCGCGCTACAACAAAAAATATGTGGACGCGCTCGTGCGCGACGCGGTGAAATCGCTTAGCGGGCACGGCGTGGACGCCGAAAACATCAGGCTTGTGCGCGTTCCCGGGGCGGGCGAAATTCCGTACGTATGCAACATGCTCGCCGAAACCGACGAGTATGACGCGGTTATCGCGCTGGGCGTCGTCATCGCGGGCGAGACTCCGCACCACGAAATCATAGCCCACAGCACGGCAAATGCCCTCCAACAGGCGTCGATGATTTCGACCGTTCCGATTGTAAACGGAATTGTGGTCGCCAACGACGAGGAGCAGGCGAAGGCGCGTACCGTCGGGAAAATCGCCCGCGGCGAGGAGTTCGCCGAATGCGCCATGGAGATGGCGTGGCACGCGGCGATTCTGCTCGACGAGCTTGCCGACGCCGACGAAAGGCACGACGCCGAATTCAAAAAGGGAGGCAAATAA
- the ribB gene encoding 3,4-dihydroxy-2-butanone-4-phosphate synthase → MDKDIVFDSVEDCIAEFAKGGIVIVADDENRENEGDMICAAEKITPEIVNKMLRFARGLICVPTTSERLTQLGIDDMVRLNRDAKGTAFTVTVDAARGITTGISAADRARTIALMGNAQACADDFVTPGHLNPLRARAGGVLERAGHTEAAVDLARLAGLFPCAAICEILKDDGTMARLPDLAEFKKRHNMKLMSVASLIEYRLRHESHIARLFERDILTTAGNFKLSAFKASDGRVHFALVRGTISKSPTLARVHSENAFSDIFCDVGYRNSAGSFEKALEMIAEDGNGAAVYITQPNSGVNVADASPVAPNMRDYGIGSQILRELGFEKIRLLTTRPGRHSIPEGFGLEIVEEIKIKE, encoded by the coding sequence ATGGACAAGGACATCGTATTCGACAGCGTCGAGGACTGCATTGCCGAGTTCGCCAAGGGCGGAATCGTCATTGTTGCCGACGACGAAAACCGCGAAAACGAGGGCGACATGATTTGCGCGGCGGAAAAAATCACGCCCGAAATCGTCAACAAAATGCTACGCTTCGCCCGCGGGCTGATTTGCGTTCCGACGACAAGCGAACGTCTTACGCAGCTCGGAATAGACGACATGGTGCGCCTCAACCGCGACGCCAAGGGAACTGCGTTCACGGTGACCGTGGACGCCGCCAGGGGAATCACCACGGGCATCAGCGCGGCGGACCGCGCCCGTACCATTGCGCTCATGGGCAACGCCCAAGCCTGCGCCGACGACTTCGTAACCCCAGGCCACCTCAATCCGCTCAGGGCGCGGGCGGGCGGCGTTCTCGAACGCGCGGGGCACACGGAGGCGGCGGTAGATTTGGCGCGTCTTGCGGGGCTGTTTCCGTGCGCGGCAATCTGCGAAATCCTCAAAGACGACGGCACGATGGCGCGTCTTCCCGACCTCGCGGAATTCAAAAAGCGGCACAACATGAAGCTCATGAGCGTTGCCTCGCTCATAGAATACAGACTGCGGCACGAGTCGCACATCGCAAGGCTCTTCGAGCGCGACATTCTGACGACCGCGGGCAACTTCAAGCTTTCCGCGTTCAAGGCGAGCGACGGGCGCGTCCACTTTGCGCTCGTGCGCGGCACGATTTCGAAAAGCCCGACTCTCGCGCGGGTTCACTCCGAAAACGCGTTCTCCGACATCTTCTGCGACGTCGGATACCGCAATTCGGCCGGCTCTTTCGAAAAGGCCCTCGAAATGATTGCCGAAGACGGCAACGGCGCGGCGGTCTACATAACGCAGCCCAATTCGGGCGTGAACGTCGCCGACGCATCGCCCGTTGCTCCCAACATGCGCGACTACGGCATAGGCTCGCAGATTCTGCGCGAGCTTGGCTTCGAGAAAATCAGGCTTTTGACAACCCGCCCCGGACGGCATTCGATTCCCGAAGGCTTCGGTTTGGAAATAGTAGAGGAAATTAAAATCAAGGAATAA